A single Theropithecus gelada isolate Dixy chromosome 7b, Tgel_1.0, whole genome shotgun sequence DNA region contains:
- the LOC112628357 gene encoding olfactory receptor 11H6-like: MTSEARNISDTVSDFILLGFSCRWEIRIFLFFTFFVTYILTLLGNLAIMCAVSRDHRLHTPMYILLANFSFLEICYVNSDVPNMLANFLSKNKTISFARCLLQLYFFFSLGTTECLFLSIMAYDRFLAICRPLHYPTVMTMKFCSSLIIFCWVYGFLWFLVPVIRITQLPFCGPNVIDDFLCDLSPLLALASACVPIPGTVLICGTMSSLLIFATFFYIIGSYTLVLKSVMQVPSAAGRKKAFSTCSSHLAVVFLFYGSVMMTYVSPGSGQAESMQKFTTLFYSVLTPLFNPMIYSLRNKEMKDALKKVLGGS, translated from the coding sequence ATGACCTCAGAGGCCAGAAATATCTCCGACACTGTGAGTGACTTCATCCTCCTGGGCTTCTCTTGCCGCTGGGAAATACGTATCTTCCTCTTTTTCACATTCTTTGTGACTTACATACTGACTCTCCTTGGAAACCTGGCTATCATGTGTGCAGTGAGCAGGGACCACCGGCTCCACACCCCCATGTACATTCTGCTGGCCAACTTCTCCTTCCTGGAGATATGCTATGTCAACTCTGATGTGCCCAACATGCTAGCCAACTTcctttccaaaaacaaaaccatttccTTTGCTCGATGCCTCCTCCAGTTGTACTTCTTCTTCTCACTGGGCACGACTGAATGCTTATTTCTCTCCATCATGGCCTATGACCGGTTCCTGGCAATCTGTCGCCCCCTACACTATCCGACTGTCATGACTATGAAGTTTTGTAGCAGCCTGATCATCTTTTGCTGGGTCTACGGTTTCCTCTGGTTTCTAGTTCCAGTTATACGCATTACCCAGCTGCCATTTTGTGGCCCAAACGTGATTGATGACTTTCTATGTGACCTCAGTCCCCTGCTGGCCCTGGCATCAGCCTGTGTCCCAATCCCAGGGACTGTTCTCATATGTGGCACCATGAGTTCCCTCCTCATCTTTGCCACCTTTTTCTACATTATTGGCTCCTATACCCTGGTGCTGAAGTCTGTGATGCAGGTACCCTCTGCTGCTGGCCGGAAGAAGGCCTTCTCCACCTGCTCCTCACACCTggctgttgtgtttttattttatggctcAGTCATGATGACATATGTGAGCCCAGGGTCAGGACAAGCAGAAAGCATGCAGAAGTTCACAACTTTGTTCTACTCAGTTTTGACCCCTTTGTTCAATCCCATGATCTACAGCCTCcggaataaagaaatgaaggatgCCTTGAAGAAAGTTCTAGGAGGCTCCTAA